The genomic region TGAAAGACGATACTCATTTCACTCCTAACCCCTCCAAAGAAGATAAGTCATTCTTTGAGAAAGTAAAAGAAATGTTTTCTTAAGGAAAGTGAATAGAAAATAGCTTTTAGCAAATAGGTTATAGCTTTGTAATAAGAACAAAAGTTATAACCTATTTATTATTTTTAGTGAAAAATATTTGGTAGTTACAAAATAAGTCACATCTTTGCAGAATAAAATTTAAAATACATATTACAATGAAAAAAATTATTTATTTTATGGCAGTAATGTCTGCAATGATGGTGTCGTCTTGTGGAAAAGACGACTCGGGTTCTGGTGAGTGGGTTTTAGACTTTGAAGATAATTTCGATGGTACCCAGCTCAATAAGGATAACTGGACAATTTACGACAATGCAGGGAGTACTAATCCCGACCACAAACGCCGTGTTGAAGCTATTGAAGTGAAAGATGGCTTGCTCAACTGTATCGTTGATAAGCACCCTACAGATTCTTCGCACTTTATGGCGGGTGGGATAGGCTGTCGCAAGAACTATCTCTATGGTAAGTTTGAGTTTAGGATACGTATGGATCACGACCCTCTATACGCTACCAGTGGTGTTGCCCTTACTTGGCCTGAAAGTGAAGTATGG from Capnocytophaga haemolytica harbors:
- a CDS encoding glycoside hydrolase family 16 protein, translating into MKKIIYFMAVMSAMMVSSCGKDDSGSGEWVLDFEDNFDGTQLNKDNWTIYDNAGSTNPDHKRRVEAIEVKDGLLNCIVDKHPTDSSHFMAGGIGCRKNYLYGKFEFRIRMDHDPLYATSGVALTWPESEVWPKDGENDIFETEYETHRWDTYIHYVNDQGEHKTHHHNYDMDKTQWRVVAMEWTPDYIKTYVDGKLMWTLEDRKTIPKVTHHICFQVEKHIDKGLEKPVRLQVDWVKIYKRK